In Silene latifolia isolate original U9 population chromosome 3, ASM4854445v1, whole genome shotgun sequence, a single window of DNA contains:
- the LOC141646340 gene encoding uncharacterized protein LOC141646340, whose amino-acid sequence MSPTIVLFRKARLWKLPIFLKWRVFLWKFLANALSLGAEFSKRNLDWYPLCTLCDGNGSGTETESHLFRDCSFAKSFWFGCPLGLRITEGIDIDVRIWFINWVAYFAKCPNSDTLICPLVATFWRIWCYQNDRVFGRNRPSPAFVIRLILDDVQSMHQTIACKCNASSVELDCSLDNEPELSYHARNSFPIRIIGNEGCGNVCTVKCDAAWRTDGTAGTGWGMWDPNGVLMADGHARFFAASPLQAEGLAMVYALRWALNAGFLHILLATDCLDLVLQVVGAESIVPSISSLIQEIESIMSNFHCYSLSFCPRGALIE is encoded by the exons ATGTCCCCAACTATTGTACTCTTCCGTAAAGCAAGATTATGGAAACTCCCTATTTTCCTGAAATGGAGGGTCTTTTTATGGAAATTCCTTGCTAATGCACTATCGTTGGGTGCGGAATTTTCTAAGCGTAATTTAGACTGGTATCCATTGTGCACTCTTTGTGATGGAAATGGGTCTGGTACGGAGACTGAATCCCATCTCTTTAGGGATTGTAGTTTTGCTAAATCATTTTGGTTTGGTTGCCCGCTGGGTTTGAGAATTACTGAAGGGATCGACATTGATGTTAGAATTTGGTTCATTAACTGGGTCGCTTACTTTGCTAAATGCCCTAACTCGGATACTCTTATTTGTCCTCTTGTCGCTACGTTTTGGAGGATTTGGTGCTATCAGAATGATAGAGTCTTTGGAAGGAATCGTCCATCGCCTGCGTTTGTTATTCGTCTTATTCTTGATGATGTTCAATCTATGCATCAGACCATTGCTTGTAAATGTAATGCTTCTAGTGTTGAGCTGGATTGCTCTCTGGACAACGAGCCTGAGTTGAGTTATCATGCTCGTAACTCTTTCCCGATACGGATTATTGGTAATGAGGGTTGTGGGAATGTGTGTACTGTTAAATGTGATGCGGCTTGGAGAACTGATGGAACGGCGGGTACTGGATGGGGTATGTGGGATCCTAATGGTGTCCTTATGGCGGATGGTCATGCTCGGTTTTTTGCGGCTTCACCTCTTCAAGCTGAGGGACTGGCAATGGTTTATGCATTAAGATGGGCTTTGAATGCTGGTTTTCTGCACATTTTGCTTGCTACGGATTGCCTTGACCTTGTTTTGCAGGTGGTCGGAGCGGAATCGATTGTTCCTTCCATTAGCTCGCTTATCCAAGAAATCGAGTCTATTATGTCtaattttcattgttattctctTAGCTTTTGTCCTAGAGga gccttaaTAGAGTAG
- the LOC141649806 gene encoding heat shock 70 kDa protein, mitochondrial, which produces MASDNKMLRKFELQGILASPYGLPQIKVSFDIDVNDIVTVSATNKATGKEQQITIKSSGGLSEQEIEKKRCVEKSLREYKEAIPSEVAKEIEDVVSDLRNAMKKNDVEEIKAKTDAANKAVSNIEQHMSGGGAGGGALFFGGKQISEAELEEQEEYAEHLVGGGGADSSGGND; this is translated from the exons ATGGCTTCTGACAACAAGATGCTTCGGAAGTTTGAACTCCAAGGCATTCTAGCATCCCCATACGGCCTCCCCCAAATTAAGGTCAGTTTTGACATCGATGTAAATGACATTGTCACCGTCTCTGCCACGAACAAGGCCACAGGAAAAGAACAGCAAATTACCATCAAGTCTTCTGGTGGACTATCAGAACaagaaattgaaaagaaaagatG TGTAGAGAAGAGCTTGAGAGAATACAAGGAGGCGATCCCAAGCGAAGTAGCCAAGGAAATAGAAGATGTTGTTTCAGACTTGAGAAATGCCATGAAAAAGAACGATGTGGAGGAAATTAAGGCAAAGACTGATGCCGCCAATAAGGCAGTCTCGAATATTGAACAGCACATGTCCGGTGGTGGGGCTGGTGGTGGTGCTTTATTTTTTGGTGGGAAACAGATCTCAGAAGCCGA ATTAGAAGAGCAAGAGGAATACGCGGAACACCTAGTAGGCGGCGGTGGTGCTGATAGCAGTGGTGGTAACGACTGA